A single genomic interval of Rhinatrema bivittatum chromosome 12, aRhiBiv1.1, whole genome shotgun sequence harbors:
- the LOC115073640 gene encoding slit homolog 2 protein-like: MFLFIVTFLLCGLPLESSKACPDVCVCYESSGFIDCRGHGLTQVPKNIPDSTWMLDLRQNNLSKLIAGSFSALWSMKILLLTNNYIEEIHSKAFEYLGFLERLDLSNNLLSQLPHDFSIHLVSLRELKMPFNWLTSLSFESFEHLESLEKLDLSNNQVISIDKGAFQSLSKLRYLFLQCNRLEVVQCNSFFMLQKLEVLHLAKNNISIIDVEAFSSLHSLNLLILSNNCLSHLKFKTFLNIQTLSTHLQLLGNPWICDCDLQRVFGKIMSVRHLHMDDYENITCSNPWQLAGHSLMSVDTQLCVAETATVLVITITVLVTVIAAIVMAERNRKKNQEKNWNELDGPIDLQEK, from the coding sequence atgtttctgtttattgtGACTTTTCTTCTATGTGGGCTGCCCCTGGAAAGTTCCAAGGCCTGTCCTGATGTGTGTGTCTGCTATGAGTCATCCGGTTTCATAGACTGCAGGGGTCATGGACTGACCCAGGTGCCCAAAAACATCCCAGACAGCACATGGATGCTGGATTTGAGGCAAAACAACCTGAGCAAACTGATAGCAGGCTCCTTCAGTGCCTTGTGGTCCATGAAGATCCTTCTTCTGACAAACAATTACATTGAAGAGATCCATTCTAAAGCATTTGAATACCTAGGATTTCTAGAGAGGCTGGACCTTAGCAACAACCTTCTTAGCCAACTGCCTCATGACTTCTCCATTCACTTGGTATCATTGAGGGAGCTGAAGATGCCCTTCAACTGGCTGACATCCCTGAGTTTCGAAAGCTTTGAACACCTGGAAAGCCTAGAGAAACTGGACTTGAGTAACAATCAAGTTATCTCCATTGACAAGGGAGCTTTCCAAAGCTTATCCAAGCTCCGTTATCTctttctccaatgcaacaggCTGGAGGTGGTCCAATGCAACAGTTTCTTCATGCTACAGAAGCTGGAGGTCCTACACCTTGCCAAGAACAACATCAGCATTATTGACGTGGAAGCCTTCTCCTCTTTACATTCTCTGAACCTGCTTATTCTTTCAAACAACTGCCTCAGCCATCTAAAATTTAAGACTTTTTTGAACATCCAGACCCTGAGTACCCATCTGCAGCTGTTGGGGAATCCTTGGATCTGTGACTGTGACCTGCAGAGGGTGTTTGGAAAGATCATGAGTGTGCGTCACTTGCACATGGACGATTATGAGAACATCACATGTTCTAACCCTTGGCAGCTGGCTGGACATTCCCTCATGTCTGTGGATACCCAACTTTGTGTGGCAGAGACAGCCACTGTCCTGGTCATCACCATCACTGTCCTGGTGACAGTAATTGCGGCCATTGTTATGGCAGAGAGGAACAGGAAAAAGAACCAAGAAAAGAACTGGAATGAATTGGATGGTCCAATTGATTTGCAAGAAAAGTGA